A single region of the Mycobacterium lentiflavum genome encodes:
- a CDS encoding XdhC family protein: MRDVLAELMKVWRAGGTAGVGTVVRTFRSAPRLPGASMMVGPDGSVSGSVSGGCVEGAVYQAATEVTQSGTPRLERYGVSDGDAFAVGLTCGGVIDIFVEAVSQATFPELATLSEDVDAQRPVALAVVIAHPDPQWIGRRLVVGRDSEAGSLGSARADAAVADDARGLLAVGRSEVLKYGPDGQRLGEGMEVFVSSYAPRPRMLVFGAIDFAAALAQQGAFLGYRVTVCDARSLFATRARFPAAEHVVVDWPHRYLAAQVQAGAVDESTVICVLTHDPKFDVPVLEVALRLPQVGYVGAMGSRRTHDDRMRRLRAAGLTDAELSRLASPIGLDLGARTPEETAVSIAADVIARRWGGGGLPLAQLVGRIHHDAPEQQVAGEFGATSTIP; encoded by the coding sequence GTGCGAGACGTGCTTGCCGAGTTAATGAAGGTTTGGCGTGCTGGTGGCACCGCTGGTGTGGGAACCGTGGTGCGCACCTTCCGCTCGGCGCCGCGGTTGCCCGGAGCCTCGATGATGGTCGGGCCGGACGGTTCGGTGAGCGGGTCGGTGTCGGGCGGATGCGTGGAAGGCGCTGTCTACCAAGCGGCCACGGAAGTGACGCAGAGCGGGACACCGCGGCTAGAGCGCTACGGGGTCAGCGACGGCGACGCCTTCGCGGTGGGCCTGACATGCGGCGGCGTCATCGACATCTTCGTCGAGGCGGTGTCGCAGGCAACCTTTCCCGAACTAGCGACGCTCTCCGAGGACGTCGACGCCCAGCGCCCGGTCGCGCTCGCGGTCGTGATCGCCCATCCCGATCCGCAGTGGATTGGCCGGCGGCTCGTTGTCGGTCGTGACTCCGAGGCCGGATCGCTGGGATCGGCGCGCGCCGACGCCGCGGTTGCCGACGACGCGCGCGGACTGCTCGCGGTGGGCCGCAGCGAGGTGCTCAAATACGGGCCCGATGGGCAGCGGCTCGGCGAAGGCATGGAGGTGTTCGTCTCCAGCTACGCCCCGCGGCCGCGGATGCTCGTCTTCGGCGCCATCGACTTCGCCGCCGCCCTCGCCCAGCAGGGTGCCTTCCTCGGCTACCGCGTCACGGTGTGCGACGCGCGTTCCCTGTTCGCCACCCGGGCCCGATTCCCGGCGGCCGAACATGTCGTCGTCGACTGGCCGCACCGCTATCTGGCCGCCCAGGTGCAGGCGGGCGCCGTCGACGAGAGCACCGTGATTTGCGTGCTCACCCACGATCCGAAGTTCGACGTCCCCGTGCTCGAGGTGGCGTTGCGGCTGCCGCAGGTCGGCTACGTGGGAGCGATGGGCTCGCGGCGCACGCACGACGACCGGATGCGGCGGCTGCGGGCGGCCGGGCTGACCGACGCCGAGCTGAGCCGGCTCGCCAGCCCGATCGGGCTGGACCTGGGCGCTCGCACGCCGGAGGAGACCGCGGTCTCGATCGCGGCCGACGTCATCGCCCGACGGTGGGGCGGCGGCGGTTTGCCACTGGCCCAACTGGTCGGCCGGATCCACCACGACGCCCCGGAGCAGCAGGTCGCGGGCGAGTTCGGGGCGACTTCAACGATCCCTTAA
- a CDS encoding (2Fe-2S)-binding protein, with protein sequence MQVNMTVNGEQVSADVEPRMLLVHFLRDHLRLTGTHWGCDTSNCGTCVVDVDGVPVKSCTMLAVMASGHSVRTVEGLATDGRLDTVQEGFMRCHGLQCGFCTPGMMITARALLDRDPDPDEETIREAISGQICRCTGYTTIVRSIQWAASHSAPVEAGS encoded by the coding sequence ATGCAGGTGAATATGACCGTCAACGGCGAGCAGGTGAGCGCCGACGTCGAGCCCCGGATGCTGCTCGTGCATTTCCTGCGAGACCACCTGCGGCTCACCGGGACTCATTGGGGCTGCGACACCAGCAACTGCGGAACCTGCGTGGTCGACGTCGACGGCGTGCCGGTGAAATCCTGCACGATGCTCGCCGTGATGGCCTCGGGCCACAGCGTGCGCACCGTCGAGGGCCTCGCGACCGACGGCCGGCTGGACACGGTGCAGGAAGGCTTCATGCGCTGCCACGGCCTGCAATGCGGCTTCTGCACGCCGGGCATGATGATCACCGCCCGCGCCCTGCTCGACCGCGACCCGGACCCCGACGAAGAGACCATCCGGGAAGCGATTTCGGGGCAGATCTGCCGCTGCACCGGATACACCACGATCGTACGGTCCATCCAATGGGCCGCGTCGCACTCAGCGCCCGTGGAGGCCGGCTCATGA
- a CDS encoding glycoside hydrolase family 76 protein codes for MDQLWANRAASSEAAVTQRHLKRLWGLPGTQLGVVAWPATRRTRLFGTWHYWWQAHLLDCLVDAELRDPRPHRRAAINRQVRSHRLRNNFRWTNSYYDDMAWLAIALERAARIAGVERGRALPKLADQFMKAWVPEDGGGIPWRKQDQFFNAPANGPAGIFLARYGARLKRAAQMGDWIDQTLIDPETHLVFDGIKAGSLVRAQYTYCQGVVLGLETELANRTGAEARGRHAARVHRLVAAVNEHMAPSGVLKGSGGGDGGLFAGITARYLALVATALPGDSADDAVARDTARTIVLSSAKSAWDYRQTVDGLPLFGAFWDRDATLPTTAGAQAQFVEGAVNASETAERDLSVQLSGWMLMEAACNVTAESSH; via the coding sequence ATGGACCAGCTATGGGCCAACCGGGCAGCCAGCTCCGAAGCCGCCGTCACGCAGCGCCACCTGAAACGGTTGTGGGGCTTACCGGGAACGCAGCTGGGAGTGGTGGCGTGGCCCGCGACGCGGCGGACCCGGTTGTTCGGCACCTGGCACTACTGGTGGCAGGCGCACCTGCTGGATTGCCTGGTCGACGCGGAGCTGCGTGACCCACGGCCGCACCGGCGCGCGGCGATCAACCGCCAGGTTCGCTCGCACCGGCTGCGCAACAACTTTCGCTGGACCAACAGCTATTACGACGACATGGCGTGGCTGGCGATCGCACTGGAACGCGCCGCCCGGATCGCCGGCGTCGAGCGCGGCCGCGCGCTGCCGAAACTCGCCGACCAGTTCATGAAGGCGTGGGTGCCCGAGGACGGCGGCGGCATCCCGTGGCGCAAGCAGGACCAGTTCTTCAACGCCCCGGCCAACGGACCGGCGGGAATCTTTCTGGCCCGCTACGGCGCCCGGCTCAAGCGCGCCGCGCAGATGGGCGACTGGATCGACCAAACGCTGATCGACCCCGAGACCCATCTGGTGTTCGACGGCATCAAGGCGGGCTCGCTGGTGCGCGCGCAGTACACCTACTGCCAGGGCGTGGTGCTCGGTCTGGAGACCGAGCTGGCGAACCGCACCGGCGCCGAGGCTCGGGGCCGGCACGCGGCCCGGGTGCACCGGCTGGTGGCCGCCGTCAACGAACACATGGCGCCGTCGGGCGTGCTGAAAGGTTCCGGCGGCGGCGACGGCGGGCTGTTCGCCGGCATCACCGCCCGTTATCTCGCGCTGGTCGCCACCGCACTGCCGGGTGACTCGGCCGACGACGCAGTGGCCCGCGACACCGCGCGCACCATCGTGCTGTCGAGCGCGAAATCGGCCTGGGACTACCGGCAAACGGTGGACGGACTGCCGCTGTTCGGGGCGTTCTGGGACCGCGACGCGACGTTGCCGACGACGGCCGGTGCGCAGGCACAGTTCGTCGAGGGTGCGGTGAACGCCTCCGAGACTGCCGAGCGCGACCTTTCGGTGCAGCTGTCGGGGTGGATGCTGATGGAGGCCGCATGTAACGTCACGGCCGAATCGTCGCATTAG
- a CDS encoding vWA domain-containing protein, translated as MDTPLLLRGADRAALASALVARLRGVGVLVSASGPASFVQALRKLAPDNTSALYWAARLTLVNRMEDLGAFDEVFAAVFGAAELDGTGGPESPLPLPGPRTPAAGTVRTGGSGSGSTEKLPWVTRGIATADDSASASLLLPDVLPSRIAMLADEPFDRFDPDDLRLLGIWLEETVARWPRRRSLRFESSPAGKRIDLRATMNAARSTGWESMVLARTRPRRRPRRVVLLCDVSRSMQPYAAVYLHLMRAVLRQQGTRPEVFAFSTSLTRLTSVLSHRSAEVALQRANAKVTDRYGGTFIGRSVAGLLAPPHGNTLRGAVVIIASDGWDSDAPDALEHAMARLRRRAQLLVWLNPRAAQREFEPLAGSMAAALPYCDLFLPAHSLTGLRRLLQALAGVSAASGQVRDRGERLRDRGRR; from the coding sequence GTGGACACCCCCTTGTTGCTGCGGGGCGCCGACCGCGCCGCGCTTGCTTCAGCACTGGTCGCCCGGCTGCGCGGCGTCGGGGTGTTGGTCTCGGCCAGCGGCCCGGCCAGTTTTGTGCAGGCGCTGCGAAAGCTGGCCCCGGACAACACATCCGCGCTGTACTGGGCGGCCAGGCTGACATTGGTCAACCGGATGGAGGATCTGGGCGCCTTCGACGAGGTCTTCGCGGCGGTGTTCGGTGCGGCCGAACTCGACGGCACCGGCGGCCCCGAGTCGCCCCTGCCGTTGCCGGGGCCCAGGACGCCGGCCGCCGGTACGGTGCGCACGGGCGGCAGCGGGTCCGGGTCTACCGAAAAGCTGCCCTGGGTGACGCGGGGCATCGCCACCGCGGACGACTCGGCGAGCGCGAGTCTGCTGCTGCCCGACGTGCTGCCCAGCCGGATCGCCATGCTGGCCGACGAGCCGTTCGACCGTTTCGACCCCGACGACCTTCGCCTGCTTGGCATTTGGCTGGAGGAGACCGTCGCGCGCTGGCCGCGCCGCCGCAGCCTTCGATTCGAGTCCAGCCCCGCGGGCAAGCGGATCGACCTGCGGGCCACCATGAACGCCGCACGGTCAACCGGCTGGGAATCGATGGTGCTGGCGCGTACCCGGCCGCGCCGGCGGCCACGGCGGGTCGTGCTGCTCTGCGATGTCAGCCGTTCGATGCAGCCGTATGCCGCGGTCTATCTGCATTTGATGCGAGCGGTGTTGCGCCAGCAGGGAACTCGGCCGGAGGTGTTCGCCTTCTCGACGTCGTTGACCCGGCTCACCTCGGTGCTGTCGCACCGATCGGCCGAGGTGGCGCTGCAGCGGGCCAACGCCAAGGTCACCGACCGTTACGGCGGCACGTTCATCGGCCGCAGTGTGGCCGGCCTGCTCGCGCCGCCGCACGGCAACACGCTGCGCGGCGCCGTGGTGATCATCGCCTCCGACGGCTGGGACAGCGATGCGCCCGATGCGCTGGAGCACGCGATGGCCCGGCTGCGTCGTCGCGCCCAGCTGCTGGTCTGGCTCAATCCGCGAGCGGCGCAGCGTGAATTCGAGCCGCTGGCCGGCTCGATGGCCGCCGCCCTGCCCTATTGCGACCTCTTTCTGCCGGCGCACTCGCTGACGGGGCTGCGCCGATTGCTACAGGCGTTGGCAGGCGTGTCCGCGGCATCGGGTCAGGTGCGCGATCGGGGCGAACGCCTTCGCGATCGTGGCCGTCGATGA
- a CDS encoding aerobic carbon-monoxide dehydrogenase large subunit gives MTTFKGASRPPSPEDLADNDQKPCGYGRMMRKEDPRFIRGHGNYVDDVVLPGMLHLAILRSPYAHARIVGIDVTAAQAHPKVKAVVTGADLAEKGLAWMPTLSNDVQAVLATDKVRFQGQEVAFVVAEDRYSARDALELIDVEYDPLDPVVDVRTALDPSAAVIRTDLDGKTDNHCFDWETGDAAATEAVFAKADVVVKQEIVYPRVHPAPMETCGAVADLDPITGKLRLWSTSQAPHAHRTLYALVAGLPEHKIQVISPDIGGGFGNKVPIYPGYVCAIVGSLLLGKPVKWMEDRSENLTSTGFARDYIMVGEIAATNEGKILAIRSTVLADHGAFNGTAAPVKYPAGFFGVFTGSYDIEAAYCHMTAVYTNKAPGGVAYACSFRITEAVYFVERLVDCLAFDLKMDPAELRLRNLLRPEQFPYRSKTGWVYDSGDYETTMRKAMDMIGYDALRAEQKAKRERGELMGIGMSFFTEAVGAGPRKDMDILGLGMADGCELRVHPTGKAVVRLSVQTQGQGHETTFAQIVAEELGIPPDDIDVVHGDTDQTPFGLGTYGSRSTPVSGAAAALVARKVRDKAKIIASGMLEVSVADLDWEKGKFHVKGDPSAAVTIQDIAMRAHGAGDLPEGIEGGLDAQICYNPENLTYPYGAYFCVVDIDPGTAVVKVRRFLAVDDCGTQINPMIIEGQVHGGIVDGIGMALMEMIAFDEEGNCLGGSLMDYLIPTAVEVPHLETGHTVTPSPHHPIGAKGIGESATVGSPPAVVNAVVDALAPFGVRHADMPLTPSRVWEAMQGRARPPI, from the coding sequence ATGACCACCTTTAAAGGAGCATCTCGCCCGCCGTCACCGGAAGACCTGGCCGACAACGACCAGAAGCCCTGCGGCTACGGCCGGATGATGCGCAAGGAAGATCCCCGATTCATCCGGGGCCACGGCAATTACGTCGACGACGTCGTGTTGCCGGGCATGCTGCACCTGGCGATCCTGCGCTCGCCGTACGCGCACGCGCGCATCGTCGGCATCGATGTGACTGCCGCACAAGCGCATCCGAAGGTCAAGGCGGTGGTCACCGGTGCCGACCTGGCCGAGAAGGGCCTGGCCTGGATGCCGACGCTGTCCAACGATGTGCAAGCGGTGCTGGCCACCGACAAGGTGCGCTTCCAGGGTCAGGAGGTGGCGTTCGTCGTTGCCGAGGACCGTTATTCGGCACGCGACGCGCTGGAGCTCATCGACGTCGAGTACGACCCGCTCGATCCCGTGGTCGACGTACGCACCGCGCTCGATCCGTCCGCGGCGGTGATCCGCACCGATCTGGACGGCAAGACCGACAACCATTGCTTCGATTGGGAGACGGGTGACGCGGCCGCCACCGAAGCCGTGTTCGCCAAGGCCGACGTGGTCGTCAAACAGGAGATCGTCTACCCCCGGGTACACCCGGCACCGATGGAAACCTGTGGTGCGGTAGCCGATTTGGACCCGATCACCGGAAAGCTGAGGCTGTGGTCCACCAGCCAGGCGCCGCACGCACACCGCACGCTGTACGCGTTGGTCGCCGGGCTGCCCGAGCACAAGATCCAGGTAATCTCGCCGGACATCGGCGGGGGATTCGGCAACAAGGTGCCGATCTATCCCGGTTACGTGTGCGCGATCGTCGGCTCGCTGCTGCTGGGCAAGCCGGTCAAGTGGATGGAGGACCGCAGCGAGAACCTCACCTCGACGGGTTTCGCCCGCGACTACATCATGGTCGGCGAGATCGCGGCCACCAACGAGGGAAAGATCCTGGCGATCCGCTCCACCGTGCTGGCCGACCACGGTGCCTTCAACGGCACGGCGGCCCCGGTGAAGTACCCGGCGGGCTTTTTCGGGGTGTTCACCGGGAGCTACGACATCGAGGCCGCCTACTGCCACATGACCGCGGTGTACACCAACAAGGCGCCCGGCGGCGTCGCGTACGCATGTTCGTTCCGGATCACCGAGGCGGTGTATTTCGTTGAGCGGCTGGTCGATTGCCTGGCGTTTGACCTGAAGATGGACCCGGCCGAGCTGCGGCTGCGAAACCTGCTGCGGCCCGAGCAGTTCCCGTACCGGAGCAAGACCGGCTGGGTGTACGACTCCGGCGACTACGAGACCACGATGCGCAAGGCCATGGACATGATCGGCTACGACGCGCTGCGGGCCGAGCAGAAGGCGAAGCGGGAGCGTGGCGAGCTGATGGGCATCGGCATGTCCTTCTTCACCGAGGCGGTCGGCGCCGGCCCGCGCAAGGATATGGACATCCTCGGCCTCGGCATGGCCGACGGCTGCGAGCTGCGGGTGCACCCCACCGGCAAAGCGGTGGTGCGGCTCTCGGTGCAGACGCAGGGGCAGGGCCACGAGACGACGTTCGCCCAGATCGTCGCCGAGGAGCTTGGAATCCCGCCCGACGACATCGACGTGGTGCACGGCGACACCGACCAGACGCCGTTCGGGCTGGGCACCTACGGCAGCCGGTCCACGCCGGTGTCCGGGGCGGCCGCCGCGTTGGTGGCCCGCAAGGTCCGTGACAAGGCGAAGATCATCGCGTCGGGCATGCTCGAGGTTTCGGTCGCCGACTTGGATTGGGAGAAAGGCAAATTCCACGTCAAGGGCGACCCGTCGGCAGCGGTCACGATCCAGGACATCGCGATGCGCGCACACGGCGCCGGTGATCTGCCCGAGGGTATCGAGGGTGGGCTGGACGCGCAGATCTGCTACAACCCGGAGAACCTGACCTACCCCTACGGCGCCTATTTCTGTGTGGTGGATATCGATCCGGGCACCGCGGTGGTCAAGGTGCGGCGCTTCCTCGCCGTCGACGACTGCGGTACCCAGATCAACCCGATGATCATCGAGGGCCAGGTCCACGGCGGCATCGTCGACGGCATCGGGATGGCCCTGATGGAGATGATCGCCTTCGACGAGGAGGGCAATTGCCTGGGCGGGTCCCTGATGGACTACCTGATCCCGACCGCGGTCGAGGTGCCGCATCTGGAGACCGGCCACACCGTGACGCCGTCACCGCATCACCCGATCGGCGCGAAGGGCATCGGCGAATCGGCGACGGTGGGTTCACCACCCGCGGTGGTCAACGCGGTGGTGGATGCGTTGGCGCCGTTCGGAGTTCGACACGCCGACATGCCGCTGACGCCGTCGCGGGTCTGGGAGGCCATGCAGGGTAGGGCGAGGCCACCGATTTAG
- a CDS encoding AAA family ATPase, whose product MTFTSPDDVVRQFDANNYLLDTGTASAIYLAITLGRPLLLEGEPGVGKTTAAKTLAAVLNTPMVRLQCYEGLTANEALYDWNYQRQLLSIRLAEARGTGIEEADLYTETYLVDRPILQCVRHRGPTSPVLLIDEIDRADDEFEALLLEFLGESAVTVPELGTFVAERPPIAVLTSNRSRDLHDALRRRCLYHWIDYPEPARAAAIVRRTVPGATAPLIERATQFVGSARDLDLDKPPGVAETIDWVAALVSLGVADLVDDSAAMSLGALAKTPDDRTLIRDAYEAFTECSRT is encoded by the coding sequence GTGACGTTCACCAGCCCCGACGACGTGGTGCGCCAGTTCGACGCCAATAACTATCTGCTCGACACCGGCACCGCGTCGGCGATCTATCTGGCCATCACCCTCGGTCGGCCACTACTGCTCGAGGGTGAGCCCGGCGTCGGCAAGACCACGGCCGCGAAAACCCTTGCGGCGGTGCTTAACACGCCCATGGTACGGCTGCAATGTTACGAAGGTCTGACCGCGAACGAGGCGCTCTACGACTGGAACTACCAACGCCAGCTGCTGTCCATCCGACTGGCCGAGGCGCGTGGTACCGGCATCGAGGAGGCCGATCTCTACACCGAGACCTATTTGGTGGACCGGCCCATCCTGCAGTGCGTGCGCCACCGCGGTCCGACCTCCCCGGTGCTGCTGATCGACGAAATCGACCGGGCTGACGATGAATTCGAGGCGCTGCTGCTGGAATTCCTCGGCGAGTCCGCGGTGACCGTCCCCGAGCTCGGGACCTTTGTCGCCGAGCGCCCGCCGATCGCGGTGCTGACCTCCAACCGCAGCCGCGACCTGCACGACGCGCTGCGCCGGCGCTGCCTGTACCACTGGATCGACTACCCCGAGCCGGCTCGGGCGGCCGCGATCGTACGACGCACGGTGCCCGGCGCGACCGCGCCGCTGATCGAACGCGCCACCCAGTTCGTCGGCAGCGCACGCGATCTCGACCTGGACAAGCCACCCGGGGTGGCCGAGACCATCGACTGGGTCGCCGCCCTGGTGTCGCTGGGGGTCGCCGACCTCGTCGACGATTCCGCCGCCATGAGCCTGGGGGCGCTGGCCAAGACGCCGGACGACCGTACGCTGATTCGCGACGCCTACGAAGCCTTTACCGAATGCAGCCGCACCTGA
- a CDS encoding SRPBCC family protein, with protein MKIANQFTVSAPIDRAWDVLCDLEQVIPLMPGAQLTGHEGEDYLGKVKVKVGPVTSEFSGKVRFVEQDREQYRAVIDGKGKEARGTGNAAATVTAQLRADGEKTSVTVDTDLKIVGKLAQFGSGMLQQVSEKLLGQFVESLEAKLAAEQTGAAATAETNGAVATAEPTSEESIPAWPANPVPGTQQAPAAEPEPIDLLQLAGGDQLKKYAVPALAALVVLVLIWVLLRRR; from the coding sequence ATGAAGATCGCCAACCAGTTCACCGTCAGCGCACCCATCGACCGGGCCTGGGATGTGCTGTGCGACCTGGAACAGGTGATCCCGCTGATGCCGGGCGCCCAGCTGACCGGCCATGAGGGTGAGGACTACCTCGGCAAGGTCAAGGTCAAAGTCGGGCCGGTCACCAGCGAGTTCAGCGGCAAGGTGCGCTTTGTCGAACAGGACCGCGAGCAGTATCGCGCGGTCATCGATGGCAAGGGCAAGGAAGCCCGCGGCACCGGCAACGCGGCCGCCACCGTCACCGCGCAGCTGCGGGCGGACGGTGAAAAGACCAGTGTCACCGTCGACACCGACCTGAAGATCGTCGGCAAGCTGGCCCAATTCGGCAGCGGCATGCTGCAGCAGGTGTCGGAGAAACTGCTGGGCCAGTTCGTGGAATCGCTGGAAGCCAAGTTGGCCGCCGAGCAGACCGGCGCCGCTGCGACAGCCGAGACGAACGGCGCCGTGGCGACGGCCGAGCCGACGTCGGAGGAGTCGATTCCAGCCTGGCCGGCGAATCCGGTCCCGGGGACGCAGCAGGCACCCGCCGCCGAGCCCGAGCCGATCGACCTGCTGCAGCTCGCCGGTGGCGACCAGCTCAAGAAGTACGCCGTCCCGGCGCTGGCAGCGCTCGTCGTGCTGGTGCTGATCTGGGTGCTGCTGCGGCGGCGTTAA
- a CDS encoding FAD binding domain-containing protein, whose amino-acid sequence MQVPGPFEYERATSVDHAIGLLDRLGEGARVVAGGHSLLPMMKLRIANPEYLVDINDLALELGYVITDPTLVRIGAMTRHRELLDSDPLAAVCPIFRDAERVIADPVVRNRGTLGGSLCQADPAEDLSTVCEALDAVCLARGPSGEREIPIDDFIVGPYETALAFNEMLVEVRIPLRHNTSSAYAKVERRVGDWAVTAAGAALTLDGAVVASARLGLTAVNADRSALAEVAAGLAGRPATDEVFAGAGQRAALACDPVTDVRGTAEYKRHLAAELTTRTLRTAAERVRAGGN is encoded by the coding sequence ATGCAGGTACCCGGGCCCTTCGAATACGAACGTGCAACCAGCGTCGACCACGCCATCGGATTGCTGGATCGGTTGGGGGAGGGGGCACGAGTAGTCGCCGGCGGCCACAGCCTGCTGCCGATGATGAAGCTGCGCATCGCCAACCCCGAATACCTCGTCGACATCAACGACCTGGCGCTCGAACTCGGGTACGTGATCACCGACCCGACCCTGGTCCGCATCGGCGCCATGACCCGTCACCGCGAGCTGCTGGATTCCGATCCGCTGGCCGCCGTATGCCCGATCTTCCGCGACGCCGAACGAGTGATCGCCGACCCCGTGGTGCGCAATCGCGGCACCCTCGGCGGTTCGCTGTGTCAGGCGGATCCGGCCGAGGATCTGTCGACCGTGTGCGAGGCGCTGGACGCGGTGTGCCTGGCCCGGGGGCCGTCGGGCGAACGCGAAATACCGATCGACGACTTCATCGTCGGCCCGTACGAAACCGCGCTTGCCTTCAACGAGATGCTCGTCGAGGTGCGAATCCCGCTGCGGCACAATACGTCCAGTGCTTACGCGAAAGTCGAACGGCGGGTGGGCGATTGGGCTGTCACGGCGGCGGGTGCGGCGCTCACCCTCGACGGTGCCGTCGTCGCCAGCGCGCGGCTGGGCCTGACCGCCGTCAATGCCGACCGCAGCGCGCTAGCCGAGGTCGCGGCTGGGCTGGCCGGCCGGCCCGCTACCGACGAGGTGTTCGCCGGCGCGGGACAGCGGGCGGCGCTGGCCTGTGACCCGGTGACCGATGTGCGCGGCACCGCCGAGTACAAGCGGCATCTGGCCGCCGAGCTGACCACTCGCACCTTGCGCACCGCCGCCGAACGAGTACGTGCAGGAGGGAATTAG